In Lineus longissimus chromosome 7, tnLinLong1.2, whole genome shotgun sequence, a genomic segment contains:
- the LOC135490954 gene encoding glutathione S-transferase Mu 4-like — protein sequence MAVLAYWDIRGLAGPIRLLLAYCKEEFEDKRYVCGDGPEYNRDCWTSVKDTLGLPFPNLPYYIDGDIKIVQSNAICRYIARKHDLCGKTAKERVAVDILENQLMDFRNGFIRLCYGPNFEDNKKNYLTTLPKSLDAFSDYLKEKKFFAGDQVTFVDFIAYELLDQHLAMCSTVLDKYKNLKEFQARVRALPEIDTYYKSPKFGNGCPINNKSASFK from the exons ATGGCGGTTCTCGCTTACTGGGACATAAGAGGG TTGGCTGGCCCTATCCGCCTTCTCCTCGCCTATTGCAAGGAGGAGTTTGAAGACAAGCGTTATGTCTGCGGAGATG GTCCTGAATATAATAGGGATTGCTGGACCAGCGTAAAAGATACTCTTGGCCTACCATTCCCAAAT CTGCCATACTACATCGATGGTGACATTAAAATCGTTCAGAGTAACGCTATTTGCCGCTACATTGCGCGCAAGCATGATCTCT GTGGCAAGACCGCGAAGGAGCGTGTTGCCGTCGATATTCTGGAGAATCAACTGATGGACTTCAGGAACGGTTTCATCCGTCTTTGCTATGGACCGAACTTC GAAGACAATAAGAAGAATTACCTGACGACCCTGCCTAAATCTCTAGATGCCTTCTCAGACTATCTGAAGGAGAAAAAGTTTTTTGCAGGAGACCAG GTCACCTTCGTAGACTTCATTGCATATGAATTGTTGGACCAGCACCTTGCCATGTGCTCCACAGTGCTTGACAAGTATAAGAATCTGAAGGAATTCCAAGCAAGGGTTCGC GCACTCCCAGAAATCGACACTTACTACAAATCgccaaagtttggaaatggtTGTCCGATCAACAATAAAAGTGCTTCCTTCAAGTAG